A single window of Crassostrea angulata isolate pt1a10 chromosome 8, ASM2561291v2, whole genome shotgun sequence DNA harbors:
- the LOC128161455 gene encoding cyclin-Q-like, producing the protein MTNTEKVHFVVNHFINEAGLRLHMTSVPLATASVIYHKFFRENSLQQYDPYLIATTALYLAGKEEEQHLKLRDVVNVCYRILHSTKPPLEMGEAFMSLRDTVANCELFVLRMLQFKISFQHPHKYLLHYLKFLKDWFEPYKWETTPIARSAWTFLKDSYHGNLCLLHKPQHIAVGLIYMALECHGVEVPLQSSVAIPWWKVLTDDITEDIIKDIIEVVIRTYEIETLA; encoded by the exons ATGACGAACACAGAGAAGGTCCATTTTGTGGTGAACCATTTCATAAATGAAGCAG GTTTACGACTTCATATGACTTCTGTTCCCTTGGCAACTGCATCTGTCATTTACCATAAATTCTTTCGAGAGAACTCACTTCAACAATATGACCCATAT CTGATTGCAACAACTGCGCTATATCTTGCTGGGAAGGAAGAAGAACAACACTTAAAGCTACGAGATGTGGTGAATGTATGTTACAG aATTCTGCACAGCACCAAGCCGCCCTTGGAGATGGGGGAGGCTTTCATGTCTCTCAGGGATACTGTCGCAAACTGCGAGCTGTTTGTTTTGAGAATGCTGCAGTTTAAGATTTCATTCCAGCATCCACACAAG TACCTGCTTCATTATCTGAAGTTCCTGAAAGACTGGTTTGAGCCCTATAAATGGGAGACAACTCCTATAGCTCGCTCAGCCTGGACGTTTCTGAAGGACAGTTACCATGGAAACCTGTGTCTGCTCCACAAACCCCAGCACATTGCAGTGGGGCTAATCTACATGGCCCTGGAATGTCACGGGGTGGAGGTGCCACTTCAGTCCAGCGTGGCTATTCCCTGGTGGAAG GTTCTCACTGATGACATCACAGAGGATATCATAAAAGACATCATAGAAGTTGTTATAAGGACGTATGAAATAGAAACACTGGCATGA